A window from Vigna angularis cultivar LongXiaoDou No.4 chromosome 7, ASM1680809v1, whole genome shotgun sequence encodes these proteins:
- the LOC108338326 gene encoding splicing factor 3B subunit 6-like protein, translated as MAAISLRKGNTRLPPEVNRVLYVRNLPFNITSEEMYDIFGKYGAIRQIRIGTNKDTRGTAFVVYEDIYDAKTAVDHLSGFNVANRYLIVLYYQQAKMSKKFDQKKKEDEIARMQEKYGVSTKDK; from the coding sequence ATGGCGGCGATCAGTCTCCGGAAAGGAAATACGCGGCTGCCGCCGGAGGTAAACCGCGTTCTGTACGTGCGCAACCTTCCCTTCAACATTACGAGCGAGGAGATGTACGACATCTTCGGCAAATACGGCGCGATTCGCCAGATCCGCATCGGCACCAACAAGGACACGCGCGGAACCGCCTTCGTTGTTTACGAGGACATCTACGACGCTAAAACCGCCGTCGATCACCTCTCCGGCTTCAATGTTGCGAATCGCTACCTTATCGTGCTGTATTATCAGCAAGCGAAGATGAGCAAGAAGTTCGAtcagaagaagaaggaggatGAGATTGCGCGTATGCAGGAGAAGTACGGCGTCTCCACCAAAGATAAGTAA